A genomic stretch from Hydrogenimonas urashimensis includes:
- the rpoC gene encoding DNA-directed RNA polymerase subunit beta' — translation MKKLVPIEVTEENRPKDIKAIQLRLASPEKILSWSFGEVKKPETINYRTLKPERDGLFCAKIFGPVRDYECLCGKYKKMRYKGVVCEKCGVEVTTSKVRRYRMGHIDLVTPVAHIWYVNSLPSRIGTLLGVKMKDLERVLYYEAYIVENPGEASYDNEGKSPVLKYDILNEEQFQSLYTRFADSGFHAEMGGEVIKRLLADLDLMELFHALKEEVEKTGSEAKRKTLIKRLKVIESFLNSNNRPEWMMLDVLPVLPPDLRPLVALDGGKFAVSDVNDLYRRVINRNQRLKRLMELDAPEIIVRNEKRMLQEAVDALFDNGRRGNAVKGANKRPLKSLSEVIKGKQGRFRQNLLGKRVDFSGRSVIVVGPNLRMDQCGLPKNMALELFKPHLLAKLEEKGYATTLKAAKNMIEKKTNEVWECLQEIVDEYPVMLNRAPTLHKLSIQAFHPVLVDGKAIQLHPLVCAAFNADFDGDQMAVHVPLSQEAIAECKLLMLSSMNILLPASGKAITVPSQDMILGLYYLSLERKDVKGSNKLFANVKEVLTALDGEHLDINARVRTMVDGRVVYTTAGRLILKSILPDFVPEHMWNKVLKKKDIGVLIDYVYKFGGLKISAEFLDNLKDLGFKYATMAGVSISADDIRIPEEKYKLVEDAKKRVREIQQQYSAGLLTEQERYNKIVDVWTDTNNAVAEAMMKLIREDKEGFNSIFMMADSGARGSAAQIRQLAGMRGLMAKPDGSIIETPIVSNFKEGLNVLEYFISTHGARKGLADTALKTANAGYLTRKLIDVSQNVKVTMDDCGTHEGVEITDITIGSEMIEPLEDRVHGRVLADDVIDPISNEILIAEGTLIDDEKAQLIKDAGVRAVTIRTPITCKAPSGVCAKCYGLNMGEGKLVKVGEAIGIIAAQSIGEPGTQLTLRTFHIGGTASSEKAERQAVATKEGFIRYYNLKTYTNSEGKLLVANRRNAGILLVEPKIKAPFAGELTVQTIHEEVILTLKNGEEKVRYALRKSDVAKPNELAGVSGKIEGKFYLPYGSGTKVEEHDSIVEVIKDGWNVPNRIPYAAELRVKDGAPVTQTIRAGENGTLKYFQLRGDYLERYSGVHVGDKIEEKGLFAVVADSQGREANRHYIARGSIIKVGDDAEVTADTVIAEPAGTEHIVIAEWDPYTDPIIAEANGKVTFEDIIPGITASEQFDEITGQTRLEINEYTPPGYKPAIVLATESGEIIRYTMDPKTAIFVQDGQEVHIADIIAKTPKAIAKSRDITGGLPRVSELFEARRPKDPALIAEIDGIVAFGKPLRGKERIIITGENGQTSEYLVDKNRQILVHNGEFVHAGEKLTDGTVSSHDILRILGEKALHYYMVSEIQQVYRRQGVNISDKHIEIIYSQMLRQVRIVDSGNTKFIAGDLVSRRQFAEENERIMKLGGEPAIAEPVLVGITRAAVSSDSFISAASFQDTTKVLTEASISAKVDPLEDLKENVIIGRLIPVGTGLYRQENVKLGTQEA, via the coding sequence ATGAAGAAACTGGTACCCATCGAAGTAACGGAAGAGAATCGCCCGAAAGATATCAAGGCGATTCAGCTTCGACTCGCAAGCCCCGAGAAGATTCTCTCCTGGAGTTTTGGCGAAGTCAAAAAGCCCGAAACGATCAATTACCGCACACTGAAACCGGAACGTGACGGACTCTTCTGTGCAAAAATCTTCGGACCGGTCCGCGACTACGAGTGCCTTTGCGGCAAATACAAGAAGATGCGCTACAAGGGCGTCGTGTGCGAAAAGTGCGGCGTCGAGGTGACCACATCCAAAGTGCGCCGATACCGCATGGGGCACATCGATCTTGTGACGCCCGTCGCCCATATCTGGTATGTCAACTCCCTGCCGAGCCGCATCGGTACGCTGCTTGGGGTAAAAATGAAGGATCTCGAGAGGGTTCTCTACTACGAAGCCTATATCGTGGAGAATCCCGGCGAGGCGAGCTACGACAACGAAGGCAAATCGCCGGTTCTGAAATACGACATTCTCAACGAGGAGCAGTTCCAGTCGCTCTATACCCGATTCGCCGACAGCGGCTTCCATGCCGAGATGGGCGGAGAAGTCATCAAGCGTCTGCTGGCCGATCTGGACCTCATGGAGCTTTTCCACGCCCTCAAGGAGGAGGTGGAGAAAACCGGAAGCGAAGCGAAACGCAAAACTCTGATCAAGCGCCTCAAGGTGATCGAGTCGTTCCTCAATTCCAACAACCGCCCCGAATGGATGATGCTCGACGTCCTTCCCGTCCTTCCGCCCGATCTTCGTCCCCTCGTGGCGCTGGATGGCGGCAAGTTCGCGGTCAGCGACGTCAACGATCTCTACCGCCGCGTCATCAACCGCAACCAGCGTCTCAAACGCCTGATGGAGCTCGATGCGCCGGAGATCATCGTCCGCAACGAAAAGCGGATGCTTCAGGAGGCGGTCGATGCGCTTTTTGACAACGGCCGCCGGGGCAACGCCGTCAAGGGAGCCAACAAGCGCCCTCTGAAATCACTGAGCGAAGTGATCAAGGGAAAACAGGGACGCTTCCGCCAGAACCTTCTGGGTAAACGTGTCGACTTTTCGGGACGTTCCGTCATTGTCGTCGGCCCGAACCTGCGCATGGATCAGTGCGGACTTCCCAAAAACATGGCCCTCGAGCTTTTCAAACCGCACCTGCTCGCGAAACTGGAGGAGAAAGGGTACGCCACGACCCTCAAAGCGGCGAAAAACATGATCGAGAAGAAAACCAACGAAGTGTGGGAGTGCCTGCAGGAGATCGTCGACGAGTACCCGGTGATGCTCAACCGTGCGCCGACACTGCACAAACTCTCGATCCAGGCCTTCCATCCGGTTCTGGTCGACGGCAAGGCGATTCAGCTCCACCCGCTGGTCTGCGCCGCCTTCAACGCCGACTTCGACGGGGACCAGATGGCGGTCCACGTGCCGCTGAGCCAGGAGGCGATCGCCGAGTGCAAACTGTTGATGCTCAGCTCCATGAATATTCTTCTGCCCGCGAGTGGCAAGGCGATCACGGTACCGAGCCAGGATATGATTCTGGGTCTGTACTACCTTTCGCTGGAGCGCAAGGATGTGAAGGGCTCCAACAAGCTCTTCGCCAACGTCAAAGAGGTTCTGACGGCACTCGATGGGGAGCATCTTGATATCAACGCCCGTGTCCGAACAATGGTCGACGGCCGTGTCGTCTATACGACGGCCGGACGGCTGATTCTCAAGTCGATCCTGCCCGATTTCGTGCCCGAGCATATGTGGAACAAGGTGCTCAAGAAGAAGGATATCGGCGTCCTGATCGACTATGTCTATAAATTCGGCGGTCTCAAGATTTCCGCCGAATTTCTCGACAACCTCAAGGATCTCGGTTTCAAATACGCTACGATGGCGGGTGTTTCGATCTCCGCCGACGATATCCGGATTCCGGAGGAGAAGTACAAGCTGGTCGAGGATGCGAAAAAACGTGTCCGCGAGATCCAGCAGCAGTACAGCGCGGGTCTGCTGACGGAGCAGGAGCGCTACAACAAGATCGTCGATGTCTGGACCGATACCAACAACGCCGTCGCCGAAGCGATGATGAAGCTGATCCGCGAAGACAAAGAGGGATTCAACTCCATCTTCATGATGGCCGACTCGGGTGCGAGAGGTTCCGCGGCGCAGATCCGACAGCTCGCCGGTATGCGCGGCCTGATGGCCAAACCGGACGGCTCGATCATCGAAACGCCTATCGTTTCGAACTTCAAAGAGGGCTTGAACGTTCTGGAGTACTTCATCTCGACCCATGGTGCCCGCAAAGGTCTGGCGGATACGGCGCTCAAGACGGCCAACGCCGGCTACCTGACCCGCAAACTGATCGACGTGTCACAGAATGTGAAAGTGACGATGGACGACTGCGGCACCCACGAAGGCGTGGAGATCACCGACATCACGATCGGTTCCGAGATGATCGAACCGCTTGAGGACCGCGTCCACGGCCGTGTCCTCGCCGACGACGTGATCGATCCGATCAGCAACGAGATTCTGATAGCCGAAGGCACGCTCATCGACGACGAAAAGGCGCAGCTGATCAAAGACGCCGGCGTCCGTGCCGTGACGATCCGCACGCCGATCACCTGCAAGGCGCCCAGCGGCGTCTGCGCCAAATGTTACGGCCTCAACATGGGCGAGGGCAAACTGGTCAAGGTGGGCGAGGCGATCGGTATCATCGCGGCCCAGTCGATCGGTGAACCCGGTACGCAGCTGACACTCCGTACGTTCCACATCGGTGGTACGGCATCCAGCGAGAAGGCGGAGCGTCAGGCAGTCGCCACCAAAGAGGGTTTCATCCGGTATTACAACCTCAAAACCTACACCAACAGCGAAGGCAAGCTGCTGGTGGCGAACCGCCGAAATGCCGGTATCCTGCTGGTCGAACCGAAGATCAAGGCGCCTTTTGCCGGTGAACTGACGGTCCAGACGATCCACGAAGAGGTGATTTTGACGCTAAAAAACGGAGAGGAGAAGGTCCGCTATGCGCTTCGAAAAAGCGACGTGGCGAAACCCAACGAGCTCGCCGGCGTCAGCGGAAAGATCGAAGGGAAATTCTATCTGCCTTACGGCAGCGGCACGAAAGTGGAGGAGCACGATTCGATTGTCGAGGTGATCAAAGACGGATGGAACGTCCCCAACCGCATTCCCTATGCGGCGGAGCTGCGGGTCAAGGACGGCGCGCCGGTCACCCAGACGATCAGGGCGGGAGAGAACGGTACCCTGAAGTACTTCCAGCTTCGCGGCGACTACCTCGAGCGCTACAGCGGGGTCCATGTCGGAGACAAGATCGAGGAGAAGGGGCTCTTCGCGGTCGTGGCCGACAGCCAGGGACGCGAGGCGAACCGCCACTATATCGCGCGCGGGTCGATCATCAAGGTCGGTGACGATGCGGAGGTAACAGCCGATACGGTGATCGCGGAACCGGCAGGCACGGAGCATATCGTCATCGCCGAGTGGGACCCCTATACCGATCCGATCATCGCCGAAGCGAACGGCAAAGTGACGTTCGAAGATATCATTCCCGGCATCACGGCCAGCGAACAGTTCGACGAGATCACGGGCCAGACCCGTCTGGAGATCAACGAGTATACCCCGCCGGGATACAAGCCCGCCATTGTGTTGGCGACAGAGAGCGGAGAGATCATCCGCTATACGATGGACCCGAAAACGGCGATTTTCGTGCAGGATGGCCAGGAAGTCCATATCGCGGATATCATCGCGAAGACTCCGAAGGCGATCGCCAAGTCCCGCGACATCACCGGAGGTCTTCCGCGCGTTTCCGAACTCTTCGAAGCGCGTCGTCCGAAAGATCCGGCCCTGATCGCGGAGATCGACGGCATCGTCGCCTTCGGCAAACCGCTGCGTGGCAAGGAGCGTATCATCATCACCGGTGAAAACGGACAGACCAGCGAGTATCTGGTGGACAAGAACCGACAGATTCTCGTCCACAACGGAGAGTTCGTCCACGCCGGCGAAAAGCTGACCGACGGTACCGTCAGCAGCCACGACATTCTGCGGATTCTCGGAGAGAAGGCGCTGCACTACTACATGGTCAGCGAAATCCAGCAGGTTTACCGCCGACAGGGGGTCAACATTTCCGACAAACACATCGAGATCATCTATTCGCAGATGCTGCGACAGGTGCGCATTGTCGACAGTGGCAATACCAAGTTCATCGCGGGAGATCTGGTGAGCCGCCGTCAGTTTGCCGAAGAGAACGAACGCATCATGAAGCTGGGCGGCGAACCGGCCATCGCCGAACCGGTACTGGTGGGTATCACCCGTGCGGCGGTCAGTTCCGACAGCTTCATCTCCGCCGCATCGTTCCAGGATACGACCAAAGTTCTGACCGAAGCGAGCATCTCCGCGAAGGTCGATCCGCTGGAAGATCTGAAAGAGAATGTCATCATCGGGCGTCTCATTCCGGTCGGAACCGGGCTTTACAGACAGGAGAACGTCAAGCTGGGTACGCAAGAGGCGTAA
- the rpoB gene encoding DNA-directed RNA polymerase subunit beta, which translates to MLNNLKSGNRLRVDFAKTPQEIEVPNLLQLQQSSYDNFLMINEKDRTNSGIEHVFRSIFPIHDPQNRLTLEYIGSEITKPKYTVRECMERGLTYAVSLKMKIRLTLWERNDKTGEKTGVKDIKEQSIFVRDIPLMTERTSFIINGVERVVVNQLHRSPGVIFKEEEAATGTSKLLYTAQIIPDRGSWLYFEYDAKDVLYVRINKRRKIPVTILFRALGYTKQDILKLFYPLMRIRVKNNKFLMPFKPENFSGRLEYDVKDEDGNLIIAAGKRLSAKRAKKLVEDGLEWVEYPVDVLIERHLAEPIIDQESGEVLLDTLTQLDENKLKKILENGVDEFVIADDLATGVDQSIINAFHADQESLKLLKQTEEIEDENDLSAIRIYKVMRPGEPVTKDAAKAFVKQLFFDPERYDLTRVGRMKMNHKLGVEVPEYVTVMTDEDIIKTVQYLIRVKNGRGHIDDRDHLGNRRIRAIGELLGNELQSGLIKMQKAIRDKMSTMSGNLDELMPHDLINSKMITNTILEFFTSGQLSQFMDQTNPLSEVTHKRRLLALGEGGLVKERAGFEVRDVHPTHYGRICPIETPEGQNIGLINTLASYAKVNDLGFIESPYKKVSQGRVTNEVVYMTATQEEGLTIAPASTKLDEEGNILEDLIEARRDGEIILVDRDEVDYIDLSPLMVVGVAASLIPFLEHDDANRALMGSNMQRQGVPLLVSDAPIVGTGVEKLIARDAWVSIKARRGGIVEKIDSKNIYIMGEDEEGAFIDHYSLQKNMRTNQNTTFTQRPIVRKGDKVEAGQVIADGPNMDQGELAIGKNIMVAFMPWNGYNFEDAIVVSEKLIREDTFTSVHIYEKEVEARELKHGIEEITRDIPNVREEDIAHLDESGIVKIGTYIKPGMIMVGKVSPKGEVKPTPEERLLRAIFGEKAGHVVNKSLYCPPSMEGIVVDVKIFTKKGYEKDQRAIRAYEEEKAELDREHHDKLLMLDREEMLRIHSLLGNAVLESDVEINGKTFKAGEKIGKEELEQVNRFALSAIAKHFDEEIQHKYESLKNHFQKEKRKLREEHEEKLHILEKDDILPNGVTKLVKVYIATKRKLKVGDKMAGRHGNKGIVSNIVPEMDMPYLEDGTPVEIILNPLGVPSRMNIGQILEVHLGLVGKRLGDQIQAIFDEKKENFVKELRQKMEEIADVAKLMNAKEMLDGMSDEELVKYARDWSKGVRFATPVFESVNAEEFAKLFEMAKIDSDGKCVLYDGKTGERMKERVNVGYMYMLKLHHLVDEKMHARSTGPYSLVTQQPVGGKALFGGQRFGEMEVWALEAYGAANVLKEMLTIKSDDVDGRVRAYKAITRGENVPPAGIPETLFVLAKELQSLALDVELLDEKEEEEEQ; encoded by the coding sequence ATGCTTAACAATCTTAAATCAGGAAACCGCTTACGTGTTGATTTTGCCAAGACACCCCAGGAGATCGAAGTCCCCAACCTCCTGCAACTTCAACAGAGCAGTTACGACAACTTTTTGATGATCAATGAAAAAGATCGAACCAACAGCGGTATCGAACATGTTTTCCGATCTATCTTCCCCATCCATGATCCCCAGAACCGCCTGACACTCGAATATATCGGCAGCGAGATCACCAAGCCGAAATACACGGTGCGGGAATGCATGGAGCGCGGACTCACCTACGCCGTCTCTTTGAAAATGAAGATTCGACTGACACTGTGGGAACGCAACGACAAGACAGGTGAGAAAACCGGTGTCAAAGATATCAAGGAGCAGTCGATTTTTGTCCGTGATATCCCGCTGATGACCGAACGGACTTCATTCATCATCAACGGTGTCGAGCGTGTCGTTGTCAACCAGCTGCACCGAAGCCCCGGTGTCATCTTCAAGGAAGAGGAAGCGGCGACCGGCACCAGCAAACTGCTCTATACGGCGCAGATCATTCCCGATCGCGGATCGTGGCTCTACTTCGAATACGATGCGAAAGATGTCCTGTACGTGCGCATCAACAAGCGACGGAAAATTCCCGTGACCATCCTGTTCAGAGCTCTCGGGTACACGAAGCAGGACATTCTCAAACTCTTCTATCCTCTGATGCGTATCCGTGTCAAAAACAACAAATTCCTGATGCCTTTCAAACCGGAGAATTTTTCGGGACGCCTGGAATACGACGTCAAAGACGAAGACGGCAACCTGATCATCGCTGCGGGCAAGCGCCTCTCCGCCAAGCGTGCGAAGAAACTGGTCGAAGACGGACTCGAGTGGGTGGAGTATCCCGTCGACGTCCTGATCGAGCGCCACCTGGCCGAGCCGATCATCGACCAGGAGAGCGGTGAAGTCCTGCTCGACACACTGACTCAGCTCGACGAAAACAAACTCAAGAAGATTCTTGAAAACGGTGTCGACGAATTCGTTATCGCGGATGACCTGGCCACCGGCGTGGATCAGTCGATCATCAACGCCTTCCATGCCGACCAGGAGAGCCTGAAACTGCTGAAACAGACCGAAGAGATCGAAGACGAAAACGACCTTTCCGCGATCCGCATCTACAAAGTGATGCGGCCGGGCGAACCGGTGACAAAAGATGCGGCCAAAGCTTTCGTCAAACAGCTTTTCTTCGATCCGGAACGCTACGACCTCACCCGTGTCGGACGCATGAAGATGAACCACAAACTGGGCGTCGAAGTCCCCGAATACGTTACCGTCATGACCGACGAGGACATTATCAAGACGGTCCAGTACCTGATCCGTGTGAAAAACGGCCGCGGCCACATCGACGATCGTGATCACCTTGGCAACCGCCGGATACGGGCCATCGGCGAGCTGCTTGGCAACGAGTTGCAATCGGGCCTCATCAAGATGCAGAAGGCGATCCGCGACAAGATGAGCACGATGAGCGGCAACCTGGACGAACTGATGCCCCACGACCTGATCAATTCCAAGATGATCACCAACACGATCCTGGAGTTCTTCACCAGCGGACAGCTCAGCCAGTTCATGGACCAGACCAACCCGCTTTCGGAAGTGACCCACAAACGGCGTCTTTTGGCACTGGGCGAGGGAGGTCTCGTCAAAGAGCGCGCGGGCTTCGAGGTCCGCGACGTTCACCCGACCCATTACGGCCGTATCTGTCCGATCGAAACCCCGGAAGGCCAGAACATCGGTCTGATCAACACGCTCGCCTCCTACGCGAAGGTCAACGATCTCGGATTCATCGAATCCCCCTACAAAAAAGTATCACAGGGGCGTGTCACCAACGAGGTGGTCTATATGACGGCGACCCAGGAAGAGGGTTTGACGATCGCTCCGGCGAGTACGAAACTCGACGAGGAGGGCAACATCCTCGAGGACCTGATCGAAGCGCGACGCGACGGAGAGATCATTCTCGTCGACCGCGACGAAGTCGATTACATCGACCTCAGTCCTCTGATGGTCGTCGGTGTGGCAGCGAGCCTCATCCCGTTCCTGGAGCACGACGACGCGAACCGTGCCCTGATGGGATCGAACATGCAGCGACAGGGCGTGCCCCTGCTCGTCTCCGACGCGCCGATCGTCGGCACGGGTGTGGAGAAACTGATTGCCCGGGATGCCTGGGTCAGCATCAAGGCCAGGCGCGGGGGCATCGTCGAGAAGATCGATTCCAAAAACATCTACATCATGGGCGAGGACGAAGAGGGTGCATTCATCGACCACTACTCGCTGCAGAAAAATATGCGCACCAACCAGAACACCACCTTCACCCAGCGCCCTATCGTCAGGAAAGGCGACAAGGTCGAAGCGGGCCAGGTCATCGCCGACGGGCCGAACATGGATCAGGGCGAACTCGCCATCGGAAAGAACATCATGGTCGCCTTCATGCCGTGGAACGGATACAACTTCGAGGACGCGATCGTCGTCAGCGAGAAGCTTATCCGAGAGGATACGTTCACGTCGGTCCATATCTACGAGAAAGAGGTCGAGGCGCGTGAACTGAAGCACGGAATCGAGGAGATCACCCGCGACATTCCCAACGTGCGGGAAGAGGATATCGCGCATCTTGACGAGAGTGGTATCGTCAAGATCGGCACCTATATCAAGCCGGGCATGATCATGGTCGGCAAGGTCTCCCCCAAAGGGGAGGTCAAGCCGACACCCGAAGAGCGTCTGCTGCGTGCCATTTTCGGGGAGAAAGCGGGCCACGTCGTCAACAAATCGCTCTACTGCCCGCCCTCGATGGAAGGAATTGTCGTCGATGTCAAAATCTTCACGAAAAAGGGGTACGAGAAGGATCAGCGCGCCATCCGCGCCTACGAAGAGGAGAAGGCGGAACTCGATCGCGAGCACCACGACAAACTGCTGATGCTCGACCGTGAGGAGATGCTCCGTATCCATTCGCTTCTTGGCAATGCAGTTCTTGAGAGCGACGTGGAAATCAACGGCAAAACATTCAAAGCGGGCGAGAAGATCGGCAAGGAGGAGCTGGAGCAGGTGAACCGCTTCGCGCTCAGCGCCATCGCCAAACATTTCGACGAAGAGATTCAGCACAAATACGAATCGCTGAAAAACCACTTCCAGAAAGAAAAACGCAAACTACGTGAGGAGCACGAAGAGAAACTCCATATTCTCGAAAAAGATGACATCCTCCCCAACGGCGTCACAAAACTTGTCAAAGTCTACATCGCCACCAAGCGGAAACTCAAAGTGGGCGACAAGATGGCGGGACGCCACGGTAACAAGGGTATCGTCTCCAACATCGTCCCCGAAATGGATATGCCCTACCTCGAGGACGGTACGCCGGTCGAGATCATTCTCAATCCGCTGGGTGTCCCTTCGCGTATGAACATCGGGCAGATTCTGGAAGTCCACCTGGGACTCGTCGGCAAGCGTCTCGGCGATCAGATTCAGGCGATTTTCGACGAAAAGAAAGAGAATTTCGTCAAAGAGCTGCGGCAGAAGATGGAGGAGATCGCCGACGTGGCGAAACTGATGAATGCCAAAGAGATGCTCGATGGCATGAGTGACGAGGAGCTTGTCAAATACGCCCGCGACTGGAGCAAAGGGGTGCGGTTCGCGACCCCCGTTTTCGAAAGCGTCAACGCCGAAGAGTTCGCGAAACTTTTCGAAATGGCGAAAATCGACAGCGACGGCAAATGTGTGCTGTATGACGGCAAGACGGGCGAGCGCATGAAAGAGCGCGTCAATGTCGGCTACATGTATATGCTCAAACTGCACCACCTCGTCGACGAGAAGATGCATGCCCGCTCCACCGGCCCCTACAGTCTGGTGACCCAGCAGCCGGTGGGCGGCAAGGCGCTCTTCGGCGGACAGCGCTTCGGCGAGATGGAAGTGTGGGCGCTGGAAGCCTACGGCGCCGCCAACGTCCTCAAAGAGATGCTGACGATCAAATCGGACGACGTCGACGGACGTGTGCGCGCCTACAAGGCGATCACCCGCGGCGAGAACGTGCCGCCCGCAGGAATTCCGGAAACACTGTTCGTACTGGCCAAAGAGCTGCAGTCGCTTGCACTCGACGTCGAGCTTTTAGATGAAAAAGAAGAGGAAGAAGAGCAATGA
- the rplL gene encoding 50S ribosomal protein L7/L12 yields MAITKEELFEYIEGLSVLELNELVKEFEERFGVSATPMVVAGAAGGEAGGAAEEKTEFDVVLTSPGAKKINVIKVVREVTGLGLKEAKEAVDNAPTTIKEGVSKEEAEELKTKFEEAGATVEVK; encoded by the coding sequence ATGGCAATTACGAAAGAAGAATTGTTTGAATACATTGAAGGTTTGTCTGTTCTCGAGCTCAACGAGCTCGTCAAAGAGTTTGAAGAGCGTTTCGGCGTTTCCGCAACTCCGATGGTCGTAGCCGGCGCGGCCGGCGGCGAAGCGGGCGGCGCGGCAGAAGAGAAGACCGAATTCGACGTGGTCCTGACCAGCCCGGGCGCCAAGAAGATCAACGTCATCAAAGTGGTCCGCGAAGTGACTGGTCTTGGACTCAAAGAGGCGAAAGAGGCTGTGGACAATGCACCGACAACCATCAAAGAAGGTGTCAGCAAAGAAGAGGCCGAAGAGCTCAAAACCAAATTCGAAGAAGCTGGCGCGACTGTCGAAGTTAAATAA
- the rplJ gene encoding 50S ribosomal protein L10: MTRSEKEQLVAELSDAFGQANCVVIVDFKGMTVKEMEEFRKIGYEAGLGARVIKNTLANIAFKNAGIEGVELIDTNMAVWGEDPIATAKAVAKYAKENDKFVIKSGVIDKQPVDAAKIDEYSKLAGREELLGMLLSVWTAPLRNLAAGLDNLAKKKEEEAA, translated from the coding sequence ATGACCCGAAGCGAAAAAGAACAGCTGGTAGCGGAACTTTCCGATGCGTTCGGACAGGCCAACTGCGTTGTCATCGTCGATTTCAAAGGGATGACGGTCAAGGAGATGGAAGAGTTCCGTAAAATCGGATACGAAGCCGGACTGGGTGCGCGTGTCATCAAAAACACACTGGCGAACATCGCATTCAAAAATGCGGGTATCGAAGGGGTGGAACTGATCGATACGAACATGGCTGTCTGGGGAGAAGACCCGATCGCTACCGCCAAAGCTGTCGCGAAATACGCGAAAGAGAACGACAAATTCGTCATCAAAAGCGGCGTCATCGACAAGCAGCCCGTCGATGCGGCAAAGATCGACGAGTACAGCAAACTGGCGGGGCGCGAAGAGCTTCTCGGCATGCTGCTGTCTGTCTGGACTGCGCCACTGCGCAACCTGGCGGCCGGACTCGACAACCTGGCGAAGAAAAAAGAAGAAGAGGCTGCCTGA